GAGATATCTTCTGGAGTGCGGATCTCAAGCGCAAAGAATTGATCTATATCAATCCGGCGTATGAAAAGATGTGGGGTCGCAGTTGTGAAACACTGTATCAGAACCCGGACGACTGGCTGGATGCAATTCATCCTGAAGACCGCCCCCGAGTGGAACAGGGGGTGAGTCAAAAATATTTAAACGGGGAATATGATCAAGAGTATCGGATCTTGCGCCCCGATGGTTCCCTGCGTTGGATTCACTCTCGGGCCTTTCCGATTCGGGATCAGAGGGGAAAATTAGTGAGAGTGGCCGGATTGGCAACAGATATCACCGATCGCAAAACCGCAGAACGCGCCCTGCAAGCCTCTCAAGCGCGATTAGCCGGGTTGGTGGAAATTGCCGGAGATGCGATCCTTTCAGTGGATGCTCAACAACGGATTACTTTATTTAATCAAGGTGCAGAACGTATTTTTGGCTATTGTGCAGCGGAGGTTTTGGGTCAACCGTTGGACCTGCTGATGCCTAGTCGCTTTGTCAACAATCACCGTCTCTGGGTCGAGAATTTTGGCAAAACCTCCGTTAGAGCCGGATCAATGGGAGAGGGGACCGAAATTACCGCCCGTCGTGCCGATGGGACGGAGTTTCCCGCAGAAGCATCGATTTCTAAGTTGGAGATTGAGGGAGAACAAATTTTTACGGCCATTTTGCGCGATATTAGCGATCGCAAACGCACTGAAGCGGCCTTATCTCAACTGGCGGCGATCGTTGAGGATTCTGAAGATGCGATTTTTAGCAAAACCCTGGATGGGACGGTGGTGAGTTGGAATGCCAGTGCACAAAAGTTATTTGGGTACTCTCCCCCAGAGGCGATCGGTCAGTCGATTTTGACCCTGATCGTACCGAGCGATCGCCAGTCTGAGGAAACCACCCTGCTAGAGAAAATTGTCCAGGGTGAATCGGTGCAACAGTTTGAAACGGTGCGGATGCGAAAGAATGAGACGTTGATTCATGTCGCCTTGACGATTTCTCCGGTGAAAGATGGGCGAGGGAAGATGATCGGGATTTCCACGATCGCCCGGGACATTAGCGATCGCCGTCAAATTGAACGAATGAAAAATGAATTTATCTCGATTGTTTCTCACGAAATCCGCACCCCCCTCACTTCGATTCGCGGGGCGATCGGACTGCTTGCTAGTGGGATTTATCAAAATAAGCCCGAACGAGTCCAGCGAATGCTAGAAATTGCCCTGACTGACAGCGATCGCTTGGTGCGTCTGGTGAATGATATTTTGGATTTAGAACGGCTGGAGTCCGGTCGTCTGGAATTAGTCAAGGAACGATGTGATGCGGCCAAGGCGATCGCCCAAGCCGTAGAAGGTCTCCAGGCGATCGCCGACCAGGCAGGAGTCCGCTTCTCCTTACCCCCTGGTACTGCCACCGTCTGGGCCTCTCCCGATGCCCTTCAGCAGGTTTTGACCAATTTGCTCAGTAATGCGATTAAATTTTCTCCCCCTCAAAGTATCATTACCCTGACCGTTCAACCCCAATGGCAAGGAGTTCTATTCGCCGTCCAAGATTCCGGTCGAGGCATTCCACCGGATAAACTAGAGATGATTTTCAACCCCTTCCAACAGGTAGATGCCTCCGACTCCCGGCAAAAAGGGGGAACCGGGTTAGGGTTGACCATTTGTCAGCGCATCGTCCATCAACATGGAGGCCGCTTATGGGTCGAAAGTACCCTGGGTGAGGGAAGTACCTTTTACTTTACCCTGGACGATCCTCCCCATTGATGCCAGAAATCGGGAAATGAGGTTTCTTAATCAGTTCTTCATGTTGCTCGGGTAATCTAAACATCAATAGGCAACGATTCGGTGGATTGAATACACTTAACTCCCTCAGTCCTGGGGGATAAAATGCTGAATCTCAAAGCTTATGCGCTATTTTAAAGACCTTCAAGCCCAGATGTGAACGGGAGGAAAATCTGGGGCAGTTTTGACCCGTTAAAATTGGACCCGGGTATTGTCGGGTCCCGGTGAGCAACTGCGGACCCAGAGGCCCTAACTCCATAGCCATTACAGTCCTGGATAAATTACCCTGAACACTTTGATTTAAAAGTCTTATAGTGAGCCGCTCAATCCGTGATGAATCCAGGTCCGAGGCGATCGCCTCGGACCGGGAAAGGGGGACCGGGTTGGTGTCTTCAAATGATGACTTTTACCGGCCAAATTTGGATTAAATCTCGGGGTGATTCCGGCAACCGACGGGTTCGATAAAATTCAGTGATTGACAAATTCTCCAGGATCATGGAGAATCCTTTCTCGGAGGGGAAACGGCAATCTCGTCCATTCCCTAGACTGCCTCAGGGTGAAGCCAAGAATACCCAAAAAAAGTGTTTGAGGGGGACCACAGGGAACCGAAAAAATCGGGAAAACCGGCAGGGTTTTCTGCGATCGCATCGAGGTAGAAAATCTAGCCCATAGTAACAACAATTAAATCCAGTTGCTCGCCATTTTCCTAATATTTATTGGACTTAGAGGGGGCTATGAATGAGAAACTCATCTTAGTGGTTGATGATGAAATTACGGTTCGAGAGGTTGTACAAATTTGCTTAGAAGACCTAGGGGGATGGCGGGTTTTATTAGCGCCATCAGCTCAAGATGGGTTAAATCTGGCAGCTACAGAGCAACCGGATGCGATCGTGCTGGATATTTCCATGCCGGGAATGGATGGCTTTGCTTTTCTCGATCGCCTCAAAAAAAATCCCCAGTCCCAGTCAATTCCGGTGGTTTTGTTGACCGCCAAAGCACTTTGGTTTACCCAACATCAGCTTGAGCAGCTAAAAGTCGTCGGTGCTATTTCTAAACCCTTCAATTCCCTCACCCTCTCCCAGACGATCGCCACCATGCTGGGGTGGGAATAACCCCATGGGGGCATCTTCTTCCCGGAAGTTCCTCTGTGGGTCTTTATGAGTTCTTTATCTTTGCGGGATACTCTCGTCCGTTGTGCCTTCCAGTCAATCAAAATTCACGGGCTTAGAGAGCTGGGACCGGCTCAAGCTCACCCTGTTGCGACTTCATCTTAACAACCTGCTCAGGGTTATTTCCCCGCAAGCAGCAAATCCAGGGTTTTGTAGGGGGTGGCTTGCCCATTCGGGGAAATGAGATTGTGCAACTTCTTTGATTCAGGAAGAATCGCTCATGTTTATAATTAAAATAGCCAGATTACGCTTCCGCTCTCTGAAGAGACCCAAGGTAACTTATGACCAACCAGAAATTATACGTTTAATATCTTCCCCTGTCAAGAACAAGATATCCAGCCCAATGGGTGCTGATTTCTAAGCCGATTCCGTTGCTAAACCCATTCAGGCTGGCATTTGCCTTCCTTCACCTTCCGGGTTGCACCCCATGCCCTCGGGGACGCAACTGAGGAAGCGAGGGTGATCACCCCCCCGGAAACACTCAGCTTGATTTTCCGGTAAGGATTGCGAGTTCATGCTCGGGGGGGCGAAACCGATTAGCTCAGGGCGATCGCCCAAATCTAGCGTTTCCCAGACTCACAAACGGATAGTTACTATCCGTGAGAGGATCTTGCTCGCTTTTGACTAGAGCCAGCAAAATGCTCGCACTCCCAAAAATTAGGACTGACCCAGTTTGAACGCGGCCCCCCTAAATGTAGGGGCAATTCGCAAAAGACGCCCCTACATTGAGGGGAGAGTCTCAAAATCTGCGGAAGTCCTAAAATGGACCTGATAACGGTGGGAACCGCTAGAGTGGGTCAGTACAGGATTAGACTTCATAGACCAGAAACCGGGTGTTACCACCGCCGCCTTGTCTTGAGCATGAATCAGTTAGATCCGGGGTCAAAAAACCCCGGGTCCTGGCTTAACTGTACCGACCTTTTCAACGCGATCGCTTCGGGAATCTGCTCAGAATTCAATCCACTTTTTTGCTGAAAATCGAGGTTTAATGATTACCCTTTCAGACGTTAGTTTAACCCAAAAACTGTACGAAAGCAGTAATTCTGAAGTCTATCGCGGGTATCTGCAAGCATCGGGACAACCCGTGATTTTGAAAAGTCTTAGAAATGCCTATTCCGTTCCCGAACGGTTGGGGTGGTTTTGGCGCGAATATGAAGTTACGCGATCGCTAAACTTATCCGGAATCCCCCAAATCTATGGGTTCAGCAACGAGGGCAACAGTCCGTTTTTCCTGTTAGAAGATTTTGGGGCTGAATCCTTAAGCCGGTTAAAAATTGCCGGACAACTAGACCTGAGAGATTTTTTGAAATTAGCCATTGATATCACGGAAATTCTCTCACAAATTCACGACAAAAACATCATTCATAAAGACATTAACCCCAGCAATATTGTCTTAAATCCCCAGACTGGACAAGTCAAAATTATCGATTTTGGCATTTCAGCGGTGTTATCTAAAGAAAATCCGATTTTCCAAAATGCCAATCGGATTGAAGGCACCTTATCCTATATGTCCCCAGAACAAACCGGGCGGATGAATCGGTGCATTGACTATCGCACG
The genomic region above belongs to Laspinema palackyanum D2c and contains:
- a CDS encoding PAS domain-containing sensor histidine kinase, with the translated sequence MNGISDWDKSQAQLIAELQELRREVHRLGGETLAPEESLTSIPLSAHENRVRDILNLAPLPLMIHTQKGEIIQINKAWTDLTGYHHRDIPTIADWTRQAHPDCSQEVQTAIAELYDLQEQIICTAEYTITTKTGKNRTWQFTCAPLGTLADGRRVAISMATDITDLKQTEARVQQTNLELETRVAERTAQLSALTDRLQQELTERQQTEQLLQQQAQLLELAHDTILTRDLKGRITFWNRGAERMYGISKSEAIGQISHELLASEFPQPLAEIEAELLRVGYWEGEITHTPPHGIPLIVASRWVLQYDEFQQPLQVLEINNNITRRHQAEADLRESESRFRQLAENIRDIFWSADLKRKELIYINPAYEKMWGRSCETLYQNPDDWLDAIHPEDRPRVEQGVSQKYLNGEYDQEYRILRPDGSLRWIHSRAFPIRDQRGKLVRVAGLATDITDRKTAERALQASQARLAGLVEIAGDAILSVDAQQRITLFNQGAERIFGYCAAEVLGQPLDLLMPSRFVNNHRLWVENFGKTSVRAGSMGEGTEITARRADGTEFPAEASISKLEIEGEQIFTAILRDISDRKRTEAALSQLAAIVEDSEDAIFSKTLDGTVVSWNASAQKLFGYSPPEAIGQSILTLIVPSDRQSEETTLLEKIVQGESVQQFETVRMRKNETLIHVALTISPVKDGRGKMIGISTIARDISDRRQIERMKNEFISIVSHEIRTPLTSIRGAIGLLASGIYQNKPERVQRMLEIALTDSDRLVRLVNDILDLERLESGRLELVKERCDAAKAIAQAVEGLQAIADQAGVRFSLPPGTATVWASPDALQQVLTNLLSNAIKFSPPQSIITLTVQPQWQGVLFAVQDSGRGIPPDKLEMIFNPFQQVDASDSRQKGGTGLGLTICQRIVHQHGGRLWVESTLGEGSTFYFTLDDPPH
- a CDS encoding response regulator produces the protein MNEKLILVVDDEITVREVVQICLEDLGGWRVLLAPSAQDGLNLAATEQPDAIVLDISMPGMDGFAFLDRLKKNPQSQSIPVVLLTAKALWFTQHQLEQLKVVGAISKPFNSLTLSQTIATMLGWE